The Deltaproteobacteria bacterium nucleotide sequence CTCGACGTCGGCCAGCCCCTCCTCGACGGACTTCATGAACCGGAAGCGCTCGGTCAGCGCGTCGTACGCGGCGGGAGAGAGCAGCACGCCGGCAGCCTTGCCGTTCTGGGTGATGACGACCGGCTCTGAGCTCTCGACCAGGCGGCGCAGCCAGTCGGCCGCCTTCGCCTTGAAGTCGCTCACCG carries:
- a CDS encoding type II toxin-antitoxin system Phd/YefM family antitoxin encodes the protein MRPLRVSENIVPVSDFKAKAADWLRRLVESSEPVVITQNGKAAGVLLSPAAYDALTERFRFMKSVEEGLADVEAGRVTPHEQVVAEMRRRFGGADDE